One genomic segment of Desulfomicrobium sp. ZS1 includes these proteins:
- the lon gene encoding endopeptidase La — protein MSDKKTFSPEKEKLQGENSDTASADSSVQEAEIPTTMPLLAVRDIVVFNYMILPLFVGREKSVQAVDAALNGSRYIFISTQKDEGVDDPSPEDLYTTGTVAMIMRMLKMPDGRLKVLVQGLTRAKIIDFVQHDPFDMVNIETIDELVVENPGPEEEALLRSVKEQSEKILTLRGIDAGEIMNVLNAVSEHGRLADLVASNLRMKSSEAQRILESHDPIERLNLVNSQLVKEVEVASMQAKIQSMAKEGMDKAQREYFLREQLKAIRRELGDKGGEGEEMEELRKTLNALGLPKKVKKEADKQLSRLESMHPDSSEATILRTYIDWLIDLPWKKTSKDRLDIKEAAKILHEDHYNLEKVKERILEYLSVRKLNPSMKGPILCFVGPPGVGKTSLGKSIARSLGRKFVRMSLGGMRDEAEIRGHRRTYIGAMPGRIIQSMKDAGTINPVIMLDEIDKLGNDFRGDPSSALLEVLDPEQNNSFTDHYLNVPYDLSKVMFICTANMLDTIPSALLDRMEVIRIPGYTEQEKTIIARRYLLTRQIKENGLTGDTLIISDAVLAEIIRGYTREAGLRNLEREIGSICRKYARRVAEGKKGPFRVTTSALIKLLGQPKFMDEERESSMPPGVALGLAWTPYGGEILHIECSLLPGKGKLILTGKLGEVMKESAQAALSYARTKSASLKLADDFFETHDIHIHVPAGATPKDGPSAGVTLVTALMSAISNEPVASDVAMTGEITLRGRVMPVGGIKEKILAAVSHGVKKVLIPARNAHDLDEIPKELRKRITVKTVEAIDEIWPEVRSLKSE, from the coding sequence ATGAGCGACAAAAAAACGTTTTCCCCGGAAAAAGAAAAACTTCAGGGCGAAAATTCAGATACAGCCAGCGCCGACAGCTCCGTCCAGGAAGCGGAAATCCCGACCACCATGCCGCTTCTGGCGGTCAGGGACATCGTTGTCTTCAATTACATGATCCTGCCCCTCTTTGTCGGACGCGAAAAAAGCGTGCAGGCAGTGGACGCGGCCCTTAACGGCAGCCGGTACATCTTCATCAGCACGCAAAAAGACGAGGGCGTGGACGACCCCTCTCCCGAAGACCTCTACACCACCGGCACCGTGGCCATGATCATGCGCATGCTCAAAATGCCCGACGGCCGGCTGAAAGTCCTGGTCCAGGGTCTGACCCGCGCCAAAATCATTGATTTTGTGCAGCACGACCCCTTCGACATGGTCAACATCGAGACCATCGACGAACTTGTCGTCGAAAATCCCGGACCCGAAGAGGAAGCATTGCTGCGTTCGGTCAAGGAACAAAGCGAAAAAATCCTGACCCTGCGCGGCATCGACGCCGGCGAGATCATGAATGTGCTCAACGCCGTCAGCGAGCATGGACGCTTGGCCGACCTGGTCGCGTCCAACCTGCGCATGAAGTCCTCCGAGGCCCAGCGCATCCTTGAGAGCCACGACCCCATCGAGCGACTGAACCTGGTCAACTCGCAACTGGTCAAGGAAGTGGAAGTGGCCTCCATGCAGGCCAAGATCCAGAGCATGGCCAAGGAAGGGATGGACAAGGCGCAGCGGGAATATTTCCTGCGCGAGCAGCTCAAAGCCATCCGCCGCGAACTTGGCGACAAGGGCGGCGAAGGCGAGGAGATGGAAGAGCTCAGAAAAACGCTGAACGCCCTCGGCCTGCCGAAAAAGGTGAAAAAAGAAGCGGACAAGCAGCTCTCGCGGCTGGAGTCCATGCACCCGGACAGCTCCGAAGCAACGATCCTGCGAACCTACATCGACTGGCTTATCGACCTGCCCTGGAAGAAAACATCCAAGGACCGGCTCGACATCAAGGAAGCAGCCAAGATCCTGCACGAGGACCACTACAACCTGGAAAAGGTCAAGGAGCGCATCCTCGAATACTTGAGCGTGCGCAAACTCAACCCGTCCATGAAGGGACCGATCCTGTGCTTCGTCGGCCCTCCCGGCGTGGGCAAGACGTCGCTGGGCAAATCCATCGCCCGGTCGCTGGGGCGCAAATTCGTGCGCATGTCCCTGGGCGGAATGCGTGACGAGGCTGAAATCCGCGGCCACCGCCGCACGTACATCGGGGCCATGCCCGGCCGCATCATCCAGTCCATGAAGGACGCCGGAACGATCAACCCGGTCATCATGCTGGATGAAATCGACAAGCTCGGCAACGATTTCAGGGGCGATCCGTCCTCGGCCCTCTTGGAAGTGCTTGATCCGGAACAGAACAACTCCTTCACGGATCATTACCTGAACGTGCCCTACGACCTGTCCAAGGTCATGTTCATATGCACGGCCAACATGCTCGACACCATCCCGTCGGCACTGCTGGACCGCATGGAGGTCATCCGCATCCCCGGCTACACGGAGCAGGAAAAGACCATCATCGCCAGGCGCTACCTGTTGACCCGGCAGATCAAGGAAAACGGCCTCACGGGCGACACCCTGATCATCTCCGACGCCGTGCTGGCCGAAATCATCCGGGGCTACACGCGCGAGGCGGGCCTGCGCAACCTGGAACGGGAAATCGGGTCCATCTGCCGCAAATACGCGCGCCGGGTGGCCGAAGGCAAGAAGGGGCCATTCCGCGTGACCACCTCCGCGCTCATCAAGCTTCTGGGGCAGCCCAAATTCATGGATGAGGAGCGTGAAAGTTCCATGCCTCCTGGAGTGGCCCTGGGCCTCGCCTGGACGCCTTACGGCGGCGAGATCCTGCACATCGAGTGCAGCCTCTTGCCGGGCAAGGGCAAGCTCATCCTGACCGGAAAGCTCGGTGAGGTGATGAAGGAAAGCGCCCAGGCGGCCCTGAGCTATGCCCGCACCAAGAGCGCGAGCCTGAAACTTGCCGACGACTTCTTCGAAACGCACGACATCCACATCCACGTCCCGGCCGGTGCCACGCCCAAGGACGGGCCGTCCGCTGGCGTAACCCTGGTCACGGCGCTGATGTCGGCCATCAGCAACGAGCCTGTGGCCTCGGACGTGGCCATGACCGGCGAGATCACCCTGCGCGGCAGGGTCATGCCCGTGGGCGGCATCAAGGAAAAAATCCTGGCTGCGGTCAGCCACGGGGTCAAAAAGGTGCTCATCCCGGCCCGTAACGCCCATGACCTGGACGAGATCCCCAAGGAACTCAGAAAGCGCATCACGGTCAAGACCGTCGAAGCCATCGACGAGATCTGGCCGGAAGTGCGCTCCCTGAAAAGCGAGTAG
- the rplM gene encoding 50S ribosomal protein L13: protein MKTYSPKASELTHKWYLVDAKDKVLGRLATEIATRLRGKHKAEFAPHMDNGDFIIVINADKIKVTGQKATQKTYYRYTGYVGGLRETTLEEMMVKSPETVITKAVKGMLPKSALGFQMIKKLKVYTGTEHPHQAQQPEVLDI, encoded by the coding sequence ATGAAGACGTACAGTCCCAAAGCAAGTGAACTGACCCACAAATGGTATCTTGTCGACGCCAAGGACAAGGTCCTGGGCCGACTTGCAACGGAAATAGCAACCCGCCTCCGCGGCAAGCACAAGGCCGAGTTCGCCCCGCACATGGATAACGGTGATTTCATCATCGTCATCAACGCGGACAAAATCAAGGTAACCGGCCAGAAGGCTACCCAGAAAACCTACTACCGTTACACCGGTTACGTAGGCGGACTTCGGGAGACCACTCTGGAAGAGATGATGGTCAAAAGCCCGGAAACGGTCATCACCAAGGCGGTCAAAGGCATGCTGCCCAAAAGCGCATTGGGCTTTCAGATGATCAAGAAACTGAAAGTATACACCGGCACGGAACATCCTCACCAGGCTCAGCAGCCTGAAGTGCTGGACATCTAA
- the radC gene encoding DNA repair protein RadC yields the protein MKEDTAHYLGHRERLRERLDNDPRALSDYEVLELLLTYALPRKDTKPIAKEMLSRFGSLGDALLADPGRIAEIPGLGEGAARFWRTLHECRARKACGSIARREKFSSPDQVRDMVCSRLGHLTKEEFWVILVDNQNRLISFERIFQGTVDQTAAYPREILELALRHHAGGLILVHNHPGGNPVPSSQDKALTETIARLADDLGLRLLDHIIVTAETYSSFRAQGLL from the coding sequence GTGAAAGAGGACACCGCCCACTATCTGGGGCACCGCGAACGTCTGCGCGAGCGTCTGGATAACGACCCCCGGGCCTTGTCCGATTATGAAGTGCTGGAATTGCTGCTGACCTATGCCCTGCCCCGCAAGGACACCAAGCCCATCGCCAAGGAAATGCTCTCCCGCTTCGGATCGCTTGGCGACGCGCTGCTTGCCGATCCCGGGCGCATCGCCGAGATACCGGGCCTTGGCGAAGGCGCAGCCAGATTCTGGCGGACCCTGCACGAATGCCGCGCGCGCAAGGCCTGCGGTTCAATCGCCCGCAGAGAAAAATTCTCCTCCCCGGACCAGGTCCGGGACATGGTCTGCTCTCGCCTGGGGCATCTGACCAAGGAGGAATTCTGGGTCATCCTCGTCGACAACCAGAACAGGCTCATCTCCTTCGAACGCATCTTTCAGGGCACCGTGGATCAAACCGCGGCCTACCCGCGCGAAATCCTTGAACTGGCCTTGCGCCACCATGCCGGCGGACTGATCCTGGTTCACAACCATCCCGGCGGCAACCCCGTCCCCTCCTCGCAGGACAAGGCCCTGACCGAGACCATTGCCCGCCTGGCTGATGACCTCGGCCTGCGCCTGCTCGACCACATCATCGTGACCGCCGAGACCTACTCCAGCTTCCGCGCCCAAGGCCTGCTCTGA
- the rpsI gene encoding 30S ribosomal protein S9: protein MSQDFFYGTGKRKTSVSRTRLYKGTGTITVNGRELGDYFPRATLQMIIRQPLKLTKTLEKFNIACRVTGGGLSGQAQAVRHGISRALLEFDPEMRGVLKRAGFLTRDSRVKERKKYGQRAARARFQYSKR from the coding sequence ATGAGTCAAGATTTCTTCTACGGTACCGGCAAAAGAAAGACATCCGTTTCCCGGACCAGACTGTATAAAGGCACAGGGACCATCACTGTCAACGGTCGCGAACTGGGTGATTACTTTCCCCGGGCCACGTTGCAGATGATCATTCGTCAGCCGCTGAAGCTGACCAAGACCCTCGAAAAATTCAACATCGCCTGCCGTGTTACCGGCGGCGGTCTTTCCGGACAGGCCCAGGCCGTGCGCCACGGCATCAGCCGCGCCCTGCTCGAATTCGATCCGGAAATGCGCGGCGTCCTCAAGCGCGCCGGTTTCCTGACCCGCGATTCCCGCGTCAAGGAAAGAAAGAAGTACGGCCAGCGCGCTGCCCGTGCCCGGTTCCAGTACTCCAAGCGTTAA
- a CDS encoding HPP family protein produces MMLRKRVWDIMREDFASVREDATLSEAITALREIRSRQADTSFVLVFSKNDKFMGVLSMWNLIQGIGPCLLKGSVLDGNEVDWDSAFASACRSCSQVRISDCLQHDIPMLKPNDPLARVLEVFLDYRRGRAVVEEGGRIIGVVCMADLFKEISDSLMP; encoded by the coding sequence ATGATGTTACGCAAACGGGTCTGGGATATCATGCGTGAGGATTTCGCCTCTGTCCGCGAGGATGCGACACTTTCCGAGGCTATCACGGCCTTGCGCGAGATCCGTTCCAGGCAGGCGGACACAAGCTTCGTGCTGGTCTTTTCGAAGAACGACAAATTCATGGGCGTTCTGTCCATGTGGAATCTGATCCAGGGCATCGGCCCCTGCCTGCTCAAAGGGTCGGTCCTGGACGGCAACGAGGTTGACTGGGACAGCGCCTTTGCTTCGGCCTGTCGCAGTTGCTCGCAGGTACGCATCTCGGACTGCCTGCAGCATGACATCCCCATGCTCAAACCCAACGACCCGCTGGCCAGGGTGCTTGAGGTCTTTCTCGACTACCGCCGTGGACGGGCCGTGGTCGAAGAGGGCGGGCGCATCATCGGCGTGGTCTGCATGGCCGACCTGTTCAAGGAAATCAGCGATTCGCTCATGCCGTAG
- a CDS encoding PAS domain S-box protein, which yields MTTGILFLFGFVSLSLALVATMVWNRRLHRTIQTMADDLEGSRRASAEREDKYRLLVEHQTDLVVKVDVEGRFQYVSPTYCRVFGRSEEELLGMAFMPLVFEDDRQSTQEAMQSLFVPPHTAYMEQRAMTVSGWRWLAWNDSAILGPGGEIEAIIGVGRDISERKQAEELLRQSEERFAKAFHSSPAPLIISDIASGRFIDVNARWVDMLGHAKEEQIGRTSKEVGIWADPRQRDEAIQILRKDGFFKEFPIEFLTKTGEIRSALWSAEIIILQDREVMLSLILDYTERKRAEEALRKSEKLYRSVIDNIHDVFYRTDAKGRLVMVSPSGVRLLAYEHAEEMLGRSNEEFWFDPAARQAFLERIQRDGFVADFEVVLKRKDGEPVLVATSSGFYRDEEGMVLGVEGIFRDITERKRTEERLRQSEDKFSRLFKLSPDAISLSDPQSGLLLEINDAYADVTGYESAELLGKTSVELGLFVNPQSRRRVVEELERIGHVKNMEVEFRRKNGSHVLCSVSGQFITIGQERFLLSVIRDVTELRRMQEMMIQTEKMVSVGGIAAGIAHEINNPLGIIVQTAQNLVQRTRPDFQKNIEVAQSIGLDMALLEKYMQARKILPFVQDMQAAALRAADIIRHMLDFSRRSESRRTSCAVPAIVDRAVALAQSDYDLKKSFDFKRIRIVKEYPPDLTRVECTETELEQVFLNLLRNAAQAMSMDESASVDPRIVIRLSNAASGVRCEFEDNGPGISAEVRRRVFEPFYTTKPPGIGTGLGLSVSYFIVTSGHGGKMWVESAPGAGTRFIIELPGNGLRSEEGPDANPA from the coding sequence GTGACGACCGGGATTTTATTCCTTTTCGGGTTTGTGAGCCTTTCGCTCGCGCTGGTCGCTACCATGGTCTGGAACCGTCGCCTTCACCGCACGATCCAGACCATGGCCGATGATCTGGAGGGGTCGCGGCGGGCGTCTGCGGAGAGGGAGGACAAATATCGTCTTCTCGTCGAGCATCAGACCGATCTGGTGGTCAAGGTCGATGTCGAGGGGCGGTTCCAGTACGTCAGTCCGACCTACTGCCGGGTTTTCGGCCGCTCCGAGGAGGAACTGCTGGGCATGGCGTTCATGCCGCTGGTCTTTGAAGATGATCGGCAATCGACACAGGAGGCCATGCAGAGCCTCTTCGTCCCGCCCCATACTGCGTACATGGAGCAGCGTGCCATGACCGTTAGCGGCTGGCGCTGGCTGGCCTGGAACGATTCGGCCATCCTGGGGCCCGGCGGGGAAATCGAGGCCATCATCGGTGTGGGTCGGGATATCTCCGAACGCAAGCAGGCCGAGGAACTGTTGCGCCAGAGTGAGGAGCGCTTCGCCAAGGCCTTCCACTCCAGCCCAGCCCCTCTGATTATCTCCGACATAGCGAGCGGCCGCTTCATCGACGTCAATGCGCGCTGGGTGGACATGCTCGGTCACGCCAAGGAAGAGCAGATCGGCCGGACTTCGAAGGAGGTCGGTATCTGGGCCGATCCGCGCCAAAGGGACGAAGCCATACAGATCCTGCGCAAGGACGGTTTTTTCAAGGAGTTTCCCATCGAGTTTCTGACCAAGACGGGAGAAATCCGTTCGGCCCTCTGGTCTGCCGAAATTATCATTCTTCAGGATCGGGAGGTCATGCTGTCCCTGATTCTCGACTACACGGAGAGAAAAAGGGCTGAGGAAGCCCTGCGCAAAAGCGAGAAATTATATCGCTCCGTCATCGACAACATACATGACGTTTTCTACCGCACCGACGCTAAGGGGCGTCTGGTCATGGTCAGTCCTTCGGGAGTCCGCCTGCTCGCCTACGAGCACGCGGAGGAGATGCTCGGGAGATCCAACGAGGAATTCTGGTTTGACCCTGCAGCCCGTCAGGCATTTTTGGAGCGCATCCAAAGGGATGGCTTTGTCGCGGATTTCGAGGTGGTGCTCAAACGAAAAGATGGCGAACCCGTGCTCGTGGCTACGTCGAGCGGGTTTTATCGTGATGAGGAGGGGATGGTTCTCGGGGTGGAGGGGATTTTTCGCGACATCACCGAACGCAAGCGCACAGAGGAACGGCTGCGCCAGTCCGAGGACAAATTTTCTCGCCTTTTCAAACTGTCCCCGGACGCCATTTCTCTTTCGGACCCGCAGAGCGGTTTGCTGCTGGAGATAAATGACGCCTATGCCGACGTGACCGGATACGAGTCGGCGGAGCTTCTTGGCAAGACTTCCGTGGAACTGGGCCTTTTCGTCAACCCGCAGAGCCGCAGACGGGTGGTTGAAGAGCTTGAGCGTATTGGCCATGTCAAAAACATGGAGGTCGAATTCAGGCGTAAGAACGGCAGTCATGTGCTGTGCAGCGTTTCGGGCCAGTTCATAACCATCGGGCAGGAGCGTTTTCTTCTCTCTGTGATACGGGACGTGACGGAGTTGAGGCGCATGCAGGAGATGATGATCCAAACTGAGAAGATGGTCTCGGTGGGAGGAATCGCGGCCGGGATCGCCCATGAGATCAACAACCCCTTGGGGATCATCGTGCAGACGGCGCAGAATCTGGTGCAGCGCACGCGGCCGGATTTTCAAAAGAATATCGAAGTGGCCCAGAGTATCGGCCTTGATATGGCTTTGCTGGAAAAATACATGCAGGCCCGCAAGATTCTGCCCTTTGTGCAGGACATGCAGGCTGCGGCGCTGCGGGCAGCGGACATTATCCGCCATATGCTCGATTTCAGCCGCCGCAGCGAATCCAGACGCACCAGTTGCGCAGTACCGGCAATTGTGGACCGGGCCGTTGCCCTGGCGCAGAGCGATTATGACCTTAAAAAGAGTTTCGATTTCAAGAGAATCCGCATCGTCAAGGAGTATCCTCCGGATCTCACAAGGGTCGAATGCACGGAGACGGAACTCGAACAGGTGTTTCTGAATTTGTTGCGCAACGCGGCCCAGGCCATGAGCATGGATGAATCTGCGTCTGTCGACCCGAGGATCGTAATCCGTTTGTCGAACGCGGCTTCGGGCGTGCGCTGCGAGTTCGAGGATAATGGCCCGGGCATTTCGGCGGAGGTCCGCCGCAGGGTCTTTGAGCCGTTCTACACCACCAAGCCTCCGGGAATCGGGACCGGGCTCGGGCTTTCCGTGTCCTATTTTATTGTGACCAGCGGACACGGCGGCAAGATGTGGGTGGAGTCGGCTCCCGGCGCCGGGACTAGGTTCATCATCGAGTTGCCCGGCAACGGATTGCGGAGCGAAGAGGGGCCGGACGCAAATCCCGCATGA
- a CDS encoding radical SAM protein — protein sequence MSSKKIQPVMVYADADGNVYDHPDLLMLVRRGRELTLPRPDELIPLPEGSDLYLLPGRHALGLDPETGKAEAMEERAVAAFVCPSYTLSASAAYLSDADAPKLPLFAYGAIGFAKDRFWVTATQVDKDRRQVFTQVAPERITKGAQDLLKRYPENRLISHLSRCALTFCCPAAKNLALGRFEAPLPTARTCNARCYGCISHQPADSGFPSSQNRIDFTPTTKEIVEIMHLHSKRAKNPVMSFGQGCEGEPLTEAALLTEAIALFRSGGGRGTVNINTNASLPDTIPGLAKAGLNSIRVSMNSARESIYNSYYRPHGYTFADVCRTIATAKEHGLFVSLNYLFFPGVNDVESELEALTELVSSVRPDYIQMRNLSLDPELYLGCVGDPTEPSMGLGNFMKRLKKACPWINYGYFNPYLENGTPLLWT from the coding sequence TTGAGCAGCAAAAAAATCCAGCCCGTCATGGTTTACGCGGATGCGGACGGCAATGTGTACGACCATCCCGACCTGCTCATGCTCGTGCGCCGTGGCCGCGAACTGACGCTGCCCCGCCCGGACGAGCTCATTCCCCTGCCCGAAGGCAGCGACCTGTATCTCCTGCCCGGCCGCCACGCCCTGGGACTCGACCCCGAAACGGGCAAGGCCGAGGCCATGGAAGAGCGGGCCGTGGCCGCATTTGTCTGTCCATCCTACACCCTGTCCGCATCTGCGGCCTACCTGTCAGACGCAGATGCCCCCAAATTGCCCTTGTTCGCTTACGGAGCCATCGGCTTCGCCAAGGACAGATTCTGGGTCACGGCCACCCAGGTCGACAAGGACAGAAGGCAGGTCTTCACCCAGGTTGCGCCGGAACGGATCACCAAAGGCGCCCAAGATCTGCTCAAGCGTTATCCCGAAAACCGTCTGATCTCGCATCTTTCGCGCTGCGCCCTGACCTTTTGCTGTCCCGCCGCCAAAAACCTGGCCCTGGGCCGCTTCGAAGCACCCTTGCCCACGGCCCGAACCTGCAATGCCCGCTGCTACGGCTGCATCTCGCATCAACCAGCGGACTCGGGCTTTCCATCCTCTCAGAATCGCATTGATTTCACGCCCACGACAAAAGAAATTGTCGAGATCATGCACCTGCACTCCAAGCGGGCCAAAAATCCGGTCATGTCTTTCGGTCAGGGCTGCGAAGGCGAACCCCTGACCGAGGCCGCGCTGTTGACCGAAGCCATTGCCCTCTTCCGTAGCGGCGGAGGCCGGGGCACGGTCAACATCAACACCAACGCAAGCCTGCCGGACACCATCCCCGGCCTGGCCAAGGCCGGCCTTAATTCCATCCGGGTGAGCATGAACAGCGCGCGCGAATCCATCTACAACAGCTACTACCGCCCGCACGGCTACACCTTCGCCGATGTCTGCCGCACCATCGCCACGGCCAAGGAACACGGACTTTTCGTGTCGCTCAACTACCTGTTCTTTCCCGGCGTAAATGACGTTGAGAGCGAGCTTGAAGCCCTGACAGAACTCGTCTCTTCGGTCCGCCCCGATTATATCCAGATGCGCAACCTCAGTCTTGACCCCGAATTGTACCTAGGCTGTGTCGGAGATCCGACAGAGCCGTCCATGGGTCTGGGGAATTTTATGAAGCGACTCAAAAAGGCTTGCCCCTGGATCAATTACGGCTATTTCAATCCCTATCTCGAAAACGGCACGCCGCTGCTCTGGACCTAG
- a CDS encoding HD domain-containing protein: MASIRKGLLQLVFSGSFMKRWNDKMRPMELVEVDKQAHKMIVAWLLFELNSQNLSAGDRTVLGEDIVRGGIYDYLYRLVITDIKPPIFYQIKSNPAHYQKLTAWVLNELQPRVQPLGKDFWDGMKDHFERQVSGDASLASRILDAAHLFASRWEFHLIRDMNKWDEEMDDIEDNFRRGLEAHLDLTGVRQLIEGPSTRLGKFAFMCGQLRFQKRWSQTPRIPETSVLGHMFIVACLAYFFSIAVGACPVRRKNNFYAGLFHDIPELLTRDIISPVKSSVQGIGDLIREYEGRELERRLFSILDRSVYGGLVDRLEYFLGIEVGSEFESTIMRNGRAEIVSWDQLQGPYNRDEFCPKDGRMLKVCDHLAAFLEAYTALSNGITNAHLQQASWRIRTLYQNQSLTEELHIGALLADFD, from the coding sequence GTGGCCAGTATACGCAAGGGTCTGCTTCAGCTTGTCTTTTCCGGAAGTTTCATGAAACGCTGGAACGACAAGATGCGCCCTATGGAGCTTGTGGAGGTCGACAAGCAGGCCCACAAGATGATCGTTGCCTGGCTGCTTTTTGAGCTCAACTCCCAGAATCTTTCAGCCGGCGACCGGACCGTCCTTGGTGAGGACATCGTGCGCGGAGGGATTTACGATTATCTCTACCGCCTGGTCATTACCGATATAAAGCCGCCCATCTTCTACCAGATCAAGTCCAACCCGGCCCATTATCAGAAACTCACGGCCTGGGTTCTCAATGAATTGCAGCCACGTGTCCAGCCGCTGGGCAAGGACTTCTGGGACGGCATGAAGGATCATTTCGAGCGGCAGGTCAGCGGCGACGCGAGCCTGGCCTCGCGTATTCTTGACGCCGCGCATCTTTTCGCCAGCAGATGGGAATTCCATCTCATCCGGGACATGAACAAATGGGATGAGGAAATGGACGACATCGAGGACAACTTCAGACGCGGCCTGGAGGCGCATCTGGATCTGACCGGCGTGCGTCAGCTGATCGAGGGGCCGAGCACCCGGCTCGGCAAGTTTGCCTTCATGTGCGGACAGCTCAGGTTCCAGAAGCGCTGGTCCCAGACCCCGCGCATCCCTGAGACTTCCGTTCTGGGGCACATGTTCATCGTGGCCTGCCTGGCCTATTTTTTCAGCATTGCCGTGGGCGCGTGTCCGGTGCGCAGAAAAAACAATTTCTATGCAGGGCTTTTTCACGATATACCAGAGCTTCTGACTCGGGACATCATCTCTCCGGTCAAGAGTTCGGTCCAGGGCATCGGGGATCTGATCCGGGAATACGAAGGCCGGGAACTTGAGCGGCGCCTCTTTTCCATACTCGACAGGTCGGTGTATGGTGGGCTTGTGGATCGACTGGAATATTTTCTGGGCATAGAGGTCGGCTCGGAGTTCGAGTCCACCATCATGCGGAACGGCCGGGCTGAAATCGTGAGCTGGGACCAGTTGCAGGGGCCGTATAATCGGGATGAATTCTGTCCCAAGGATGGCCGGATGTTGAAAGTTTGCGATCACCTGGCCGCGTTTCTCGAAGCCTATACGGCCTTGTCCAACGGCATCACCAACGCCCATCTGCAACAGGCTTCGTGGCGCATCAGGACACTGTACCAGAATCAGTCTCTGACCGAGGAACTGCACATCGGCGCTCTGCTGGCCGACTTTGATTGA